One genomic region from Branchiostoma lanceolatum isolate klBraLanc5 chromosome 7, klBraLanc5.hap2, whole genome shotgun sequence encodes:
- the LOC136439438 gene encoding somatostatin receptor type 5-like — protein MRHIGDIFGVPENHSTFGNMDENDTDINDDFADPENNVTVYGHMPGPVTDVVLPVFYSVIFVVGLFGNLVVITVILKYHKMRSVANMYILNLAIADLCLLCILPFLTTNVFLGYWPFGGVMCKVVVGASNLNGFASFLFLMTLSIDRYHAMVHPLKSRKYRTIRRCKWACLAVWTGGLLVDLPYIIFANTVEEQQQKVQCILDWPNQYLDQLATVFSFVIGFAIPVTVIIGCYWAILVGLRRSDQPSLQLRGSASSQASRRRLTVLVLVVIIVFVVCWLPYHLFAISRLLIDPEVIFSDPKTANIVQNVALSFNVLAFANSCVNPMLYSFLGKNFRQSFRQLFCCRQHDDITALSSRIRDTGLTRVSMKTLQNTNCVTVEPRVMESLV, from the exons ATGAGACACATCGGAGACATCTTTGGCGTTCCTGAAAACCACAGCACATTTGGCAACATGGACGAAAACGATACGGACATCAACGACGACTTTGCCGATCCAGAAAACAACGTTACCGTCTATGGACACATGCCCGGGCCAGTGACTGACGTCGTCTTGCCGGTATTCtattctgtcatttttgttgTGGGCCTATTCGGTAATTTGGTGGTCATAACCGTCATACTGAAATATCACAAAATGAGGAGCGTGGCTAACATGTACATTCTGAATCTAGCCATTGCCGACCTCTGCCTCCTGTGCATTCTGCCATTTCTGACCACGAACGTGTTTTTGGGTTACTGGCCCTTCGGTGGCGTCATGTGCAAGGTGGTGGTAGGAGCCTCCAACCTGAATGGCTTTGCGTCTTTTCTTTTCCTAATGACGCTCAGCATCGACCGCTACCATGCCATGGTCCATCCGTTGAAGTCCAGAAAGTACCGGACGATTCGGCGTTGCAAGTGGGCCTGCCTCGCCGTTTGGACCGGCGGCCTGCTCGTGGATCTACCgtacattatcttcgccaacaCCGTGGAAGAACAGCAGCAGAAGGTTCAGTGCATCCTAGACTGGCCGAACCAATATCTGGACCAACTGGCCACGGTGTTCTCCTTCGTCATAGGGTTTGCTATTCCGGTGACTGTCATCATCGGCTGCTACTGGGCAATACTTGTGGGTCTCCGCCGCAGTGACCAGCCGTCCCTCCAGCTCCGCGGCAGCGCGTCGTCCCAAGCCTCCCGTCGCAGACTCACCGTCCTGGTCCTCGTGGTGATCATCGTCTTCGTCGTCTGCTGGCTCCCCTACCACCTCTTTGCCATCTCACGGCTTCTCATCGACCCTGAAGTCATATTCTCCGACCCCAAGACGGCAAACATTGTCCAAAACGTTGCCCTCAGTTTCAACGTGCTTGCCTTCGCCAACAGTTGCGTGAATCCGATGCTCTACAGTTTTCTCGGTAAAAACTTTCGCCAGAGCTTCAGGCAACTCTTCTGCTGCAGACAGCACGATGACATCACCGCCCTAAGTTCCAG GATACGAGACACAGGCTTGACCCGTGTGTCCATGAAGACCCTCCAGAACACAAACTGTGTGACGGTTGAGCCGAGAGTGATGGAGAGCCTCGTGTAG